One genomic region from Dehalobacter restrictus DSM 9455 encodes:
- a CDS encoding saccharopine dehydrogenase family protein produces MEYSEATVTIGTRYPDKAQVFVDELNQQYPGLRASAVYANASEAESLRTAFKDQSIVVVAAPTTAYTEIVAQAALQAGIDYLDVQLGSKKFAYLQSLATEIKSAGRTFITEAGFHPGLPSALVRYVATHMDSIESAITAGYLNMGKDLPYTEAVDELVECFKEYQAQVYKNGQWTKKSSYEIRKIDFGSDIGLKRCYSMFFEELQPLPELYPSLKNLGFYISESHWVTDWVTMSIVWMWLKIMPNAVRSIGKLLWWSMGTFHKPPYRVELLVRASGSKDGQMIQPHVSVSHPDGYELTAIPVVATLLQYLDGSARKPGLWMMGHLAEPNRLLKDMEKMGVKCISSFS; encoded by the coding sequence TTGGAGTATTCCGAAGCTACCGTTACAATTGGGACACGATACCCCGACAAGGCGCAGGTATTTGTTGATGAGCTGAATCAACAGTACCCCGGTTTACGTGCATCGGCTGTTTATGCAAACGCATCAGAAGCGGAATCCTTACGAACAGCGTTTAAAGACCAGTCTATCGTTGTGGTCGCAGCCCCCACGACTGCCTATACCGAAATCGTGGCCCAGGCTGCGCTTCAGGCTGGAATTGATTATCTCGATGTGCAGCTTGGCTCTAAGAAATTTGCTTATTTGCAGTCCCTTGCTACAGAAATCAAAAGCGCTGGAAGAACTTTTATCACGGAGGCCGGGTTTCATCCTGGGCTCCCTTCCGCACTGGTTCGTTACGTGGCCACCCATATGGACTCGATTGAAAGCGCCATAACAGCTGGCTATCTTAATATGGGGAAAGATCTTCCTTATACCGAAGCAGTTGACGAATTGGTTGAGTGTTTCAAGGAATATCAGGCTCAGGTCTATAAGAATGGACAATGGACGAAAAAAAGCTCGTATGAAATACGTAAAATAGATTTTGGGAGCGACATCGGATTGAAACGGTGCTATTCGATGTTCTTTGAGGAATTGCAGCCGCTGCCGGAGTTGTACCCCTCGCTCAAGAATCTTGGCTTTTATATATCGGAGTCACACTGGGTGACAGACTGGGTAACGATGTCAATCGTCTGGATGTGGCTAAAGATCATGCCAAACGCTGTCAGATCCATTGGTAAGCTTTTATGGTGGAGCATGGGCACTTTTCACAAACCGCCATATCGGGTTGAACTTCTGGTTAGGGCATCTGGATCTAAGGATGGACAGATGATTCAACCCCACGTCAGCGTTTCTCATCCCGATGGTTACGAATTAACAGCTATCCCTGTTGTTGCAACTTTATTGCAATACTTGGATGGCTCTGCCCGTAAGCCTGGACTTTGGATGATGGGGCACTTGGCTGAACCGAATCGTCTTCTAAAGGATATGGAAAAAATGGGTGTGAAGTGCATATCAAGCTTTTCCTAA
- a CDS encoding FRG domain-containing protein → MSTEIQQSSPVTRCVTRIGSVEDYLRAVDYAFQKICPAGGRCELWYRGQNQPANQNAFNLEPSITRRGRNPQMEIIYLSKFKSYAIPFVQELPSFPIPNGPAAYWHWLFMMQHYGVPTRLLDWSRDALTALFFALDGRGANDVGKDAAVWILNPVLLNEAFSFHSFVKAGYIPNVDEKIVDLYFGPNAEILASKKPAAVIGPLNNPHIVAQKGVFTVFPHDKEIIPLNLFSDASDYLLEICVAANKIPLITSQLEHYGVTRFTLYPDITEVTRQINLEVQEEGQLPSITNSIIPM, encoded by the coding sequence ATGTCTACTGAAATACAACAATCAAGTCCAGTTACTCGTTGTGTGACTCGGATTGGAAGTGTTGAAGATTATTTAAGAGCTGTAGATTATGCATTCCAAAAGATCTGCCCTGCGGGGGGTAGATGTGAATTATGGTACCGTGGTCAAAACCAACCGGCAAACCAAAACGCATTCAATTTAGAACCCAGCATCACACGAAGAGGGCGCAATCCCCAAATGGAAATTATCTATCTATCTAAGTTCAAATCTTATGCTATTCCTTTCGTACAGGAGCTGCCCTCTTTTCCCATTCCGAATGGTCCGGCAGCTTATTGGCACTGGCTCTTTATGATGCAACATTACGGAGTACCAACCCGACTATTGGATTGGAGCCGAGATGCGCTTACTGCCCTTTTCTTTGCATTGGATGGTCGGGGTGCTAACGATGTTGGCAAAGATGCTGCAGTTTGGATTCTAAATCCCGTTCTGCTCAATGAAGCATTCTCATTTCATAGCTTTGTTAAAGCTGGCTATATTCCCAATGTAGATGAAAAGATCGTTGATCTCTACTTTGGGCCGAATGCTGAAATCCTTGCCAGTAAGAAGCCTGCCGCTGTCATCGGCCCCTTGAACAATCCACACATTGTCGCTCAAAAAGGGGTTTTTACTGTATTCCCCCATGATAAAGAGATTATCCCATTGAATCTCTTCTCAGACGCTTCGGACTATCTCCTTGAGATCTGTGTCGCTGCCAACAAAATTCCATTGATCACTTCTCAACTTGAGCATTATGGTGTGACACGCTTTACCCTCTATCCGGATATCACTGAGGTTACCCGCCAAATTAACCTTGAAGTCCAAGAGGAAGGTCAGTTGCCTTCTATCACCAATTCCATTATTCCGATGTAA
- a CDS encoding DUF3102 domain-containing protein, which yields MNEQITERTPVVIAAEINRIKQQTCKIMLTNAIEVGKHLKEAKALLPYGEWGKWLIESVSYSQRTANRLMQLFEEYGDKLFASIGDGGSSNSSALTNLTYYQALLLLGIPEDEREKFILQHNVKDMTSRELDQTLKELNQTAPEKVQAQVTPIPNNPQDIKIEYITVKKTDKPKSAPKTAAPSTFTTEYEEKCATCCKTIADTFYELLTALGQLARLDPAVKEKCNKDASRLAENMVERLKEWPPVVKTNMKVETYAIHERW from the coding sequence ATGAATGAACAAATCACTGAACGTACGCCGGTTGTTATTGCGGCTGAGATTAATAGAATCAAACAACAGACTTGTAAAATTATGCTTACCAATGCCATTGAGGTTGGCAAGCACCTGAAGGAGGCCAAAGCCCTGCTTCCGTATGGAGAATGGGGAAAATGGTTGATCGAATCGGTGAGCTATTCCCAGCGCACAGCCAACAGACTAATGCAGCTCTTTGAAGAATATGGAGATAAACTGTTCGCTTCCATCGGTGACGGTGGCAGCTCAAATTCGTCAGCGCTGACGAATTTAACCTACTACCAGGCTCTCCTCCTTCTGGGGATTCCGGAAGATGAGCGGGAGAAATTTATCCTGCAGCATAATGTTAAAGATATGACTTCCCGGGAGCTTGATCAGACTCTCAAAGAACTGAACCAAACCGCTCCGGAGAAAGTGCAGGCTCAAGTCACGCCAATACCAAATAATCCTCAGGATATCAAAATAGAATATATAACCGTCAAAAAAACCGACAAACCAAAAAGTGCGCCAAAAACTGCAGCCCCCTCAACCTTTACCACGGAGTATGAAGAAAAATGCGCCACTTGCTGCAAAACGATCGCCGATACGTTCTACGAACTGCTGACAGCGCTCGGACAACTGGCCAGACTTGATCCGGCGGTGAAGGAAAAATGCAATAAAGACGCGAGCCGGCTTGCAGAAAATATGGTCGAAAGGCTCAAAGAGTGGCCGCCTGTTGTCAAGACGAATATGAAGGTTGAGACCTACGCTATCCATGAAAGGTGGTAG
- a CDS encoding type II toxin-antitoxin system Phd/YefM family antitoxin translates to MPTIKPISDLRNNFNQISEICHKDGEPVFITKNGQGDLVVMSMALYEKQQTLLELYQKLGEAEAQSNSGIERISHKDFMKTLRDKING, encoded by the coding sequence ATGCCTACTATAAAACCTATTTCTGATCTAAGAAATAATTTCAACCAAATATCTGAAATCTGCCACAAAGATGGTGAACCAGTTTTCATAACTAAGAATGGTCAAGGAGATCTTGTTGTTATGAGTATGGCCCTATATGAAAAACAACAAACTCTATTAGAGCTCTATCAAAAACTAGGTGAAGCCGAAGCGCAAAGTAATTCAGGAATAGAGAGAATCTCACACAAAGACTTTATGAAAACTTTGAGGGATAAGATCAATGGATAA
- a CDS encoding type II toxin-antitoxin system RelE/ParE family toxin, translating into MDKEYHVEYLPIAQEDLTSIIEYIQMDDPSAALSFLDEVDQTISKLEAFPYIGSVPKDMRLMHLNYRILVIGNYLVFYVVLDEIIEIRRILHGKRQYSFLI; encoded by the coding sequence ATGGATAAGGAATATCATGTTGAATATCTTCCAATTGCCCAAGAAGATTTGACCAGCATTATTGAGTATATCCAGATGGATGATCCCTCCGCTGCACTATCCTTCCTAGACGAAGTCGATCAAACAATTTCTAAGCTTGAAGCTTTTCCATATATTGGGTCTGTGCCCAAAGACATGCGCCTTATGCATCTAAACTACCGCATTTTAGTAATAGGAAATTACCTTGTTTTCTATGTTGTACTTGATGAAATAATTGAAATCCGGAGAATCCTTCACGGGAAAAGACAGTATAGCTTCTTGATATAG
- a CDS encoding pentapeptide repeat-containing protein has protein sequence MANPMQLDILEQGINAWNNWRNQNPSIIPDLSSANLRMRDLKNVNFSNTDLFMTDLSEADLTKANLCNTHLGTTRFYETILKRASICDSNLENVDLGGCDLRHVNFCNSNLRRANLNGTEDLCIFIFVVQQEQLLVN, from the coding sequence ATGGCTAATCCAATGCAGTTAGATATCTTAGAACAAGGAATAAATGCATGGAATAATTGGAGAAATCAGAATCCCAGTATTATACCTGATTTAAGTAGCGCTAATTTGCGTATGCGAGATTTGAAGAATGTTAATTTCAGTAATACGGATCTTTTTATGACAGATTTATCTGAGGCAGATTTAACAAAAGCAAACCTTTGTAATACACATCTAGGGACTACAAGATTTTATGAAACCATTTTGAAAAGGGCTTCGATTTGTGATTCCAACCTTGAAAACGTTGACCTTGGAGGATGTGACCTAAGACATGTAAATTTTTGCAATAGTAATCTTCGACGAGCAAATTTAAATGGGACAGAAGACCTTTGTATTTTTATATTTGTAGTACAACAAGAGCAATTATTGGTAAATTAA